A window from Pseudomonas moraviensis encodes these proteins:
- a CDS encoding YcaO-like family protein produces the protein MSEREISSSEAFVRINNVIQTLGLRARVRYVDDGNLVATAELYNEYNTLIESGAGKGPDALVGALAESLEHYAMFHAEPPFCTTLGCSDIASQNGVESDGIFTSLQKNIEPLQCLQLAALDGCAGLFVPCALLYPVKDERKTTSQPTRFLNRYASNSGTAFGCTKSEALLHGTLELIERHLLSRFFMAVCRLIPPIDLYSPSAPLLAQALFNNSYALRAAEALQIIIIKDESEVYLAVAFPRTGPGD, from the coding sequence ATGTCAGAGCGTGAGATTTCATCCAGCGAAGCGTTTGTCCGAATAAACAATGTTATCCAGACACTGGGTTTGAGAGCGCGAGTGCGCTATGTCGATGACGGTAATCTGGTCGCTACTGCCGAACTTTATAACGAATACAACACGCTGATTGAATCAGGCGCAGGCAAAGGTCCCGACGCGCTTGTAGGTGCACTTGCTGAAAGCCTTGAGCACTACGCAATGTTTCACGCCGAGCCGCCATTTTGCACAACGCTTGGTTGCAGTGACATCGCTTCGCAGAACGGGGTCGAGTCGGACGGCATTTTCACAAGTCTGCAAAAAAACATCGAGCCTCTACAGTGTCTGCAGCTTGCAGCACTCGACGGCTGCGCCGGGCTTTTTGTGCCATGCGCCCTGCTGTATCCGGTCAAAGATGAACGTAAAACAACGAGTCAACCGACGCGCTTTTTAAATCGCTACGCCTCTAACTCAGGAACTGCTTTCGGCTGCACGAAATCAGAAGCACTGCTGCACGGTACCCTGGAACTGATTGAGCGACACCTGTTGTCCCGGTTTTTCATGGCCGTCTGCAGACTGATACCTCCGATCGATCTCTACTCACCATCGGCGCCCCTGCTTGCGCAAGCCCTGTTCAACAACTCATACGCGCTACGGGCTGCCGAAGCTTTGCAGATCATCATTATCAAAGACGAGTCAGAAGTTTATCTGGCAGTTGCATTCCCACGAACCGGCCCCGGCGACTGA